One Phycisphaera mikurensis NBRC 102666 DNA window includes the following coding sequences:
- a CDS encoding MGH1-like glycoside hydrolase domain-containing protein has product MPTIPGLAAAAETASADRPAWAPMLAYVADLHGRSVREDTHGIFPHPWEEIGPGYCYGPAFGHWDIVHQCHDTVLGSPGHAQRQLENTLALQQDDGRMPPIFRLLDGKPDLHNPRTSHPPVWALLVERLVEAGVDPAIRRRYLPHAVKQLGWFDANRRTEEGLYGYADLTLEGSFESGVDDGVRFLDGPTDRLVPFVDASSHAWLLMDAVARWGDGERAAEARRRADTLAERIRGELWHDGLGLFVDGFRTEEENPPMALEGMWPLVLGIASAEQADRFIDGWLLDPDAFFGVHPCRTVARKSIGYEMRMWRGPAWNSMTFWACSGCVRYGRHDAAARILERALDDSAAHFDRTGTIFEFYHPDGDAPESVARKPYAEDAANQPCPDYLGHNPMIAMADLWQRVRSGR; this is encoded by the coding sequence ATGCCCACGATCCCCGGCCTTGCCGCCGCCGCCGAGACCGCCTCCGCCGACCGCCCCGCGTGGGCTCCGATGCTCGCCTACGTCGCCGATCTCCACGGCCGCTCCGTCCGCGAGGACACGCACGGCATCTTCCCGCACCCCTGGGAGGAGATCGGGCCGGGCTACTGCTACGGCCCCGCCTTCGGGCACTGGGACATCGTCCACCAGTGCCACGACACCGTGCTCGGCTCGCCTGGGCACGCGCAGCGGCAGCTGGAGAACACGCTCGCCCTGCAGCAGGACGACGGCCGCATGCCGCCGATCTTCCGGCTGCTCGACGGCAAGCCCGACCTGCACAACCCCCGCACCAGCCACCCGCCGGTGTGGGCGCTGCTGGTGGAGCGTCTGGTCGAGGCCGGTGTCGATCCAGCGATCCGGAGGCGCTATCTACCGCACGCGGTGAAGCAGCTGGGCTGGTTCGACGCGAATCGGAGGACCGAGGAGGGCCTCTACGGCTACGCGGACCTCACGCTCGAGGGCAGCTTCGAGTCGGGCGTGGACGACGGAGTCCGCTTCCTCGACGGCCCCACCGACCGGCTGGTTCCCTTCGTGGACGCCTCCAGCCACGCCTGGCTGCTGATGGACGCCGTGGCCCGCTGGGGCGACGGCGAGCGGGCCGCCGAGGCCCGGCGGCGGGCGGACACGCTCGCCGAGCGGATCCGTGGCGAGCTCTGGCACGACGGCCTCGGCCTGTTCGTGGACGGCTTCCGCACGGAGGAGGAGAACCCCCCGATGGCGCTGGAGGGGATGTGGCCGCTGGTGCTGGGCATCGCCTCCGCGGAGCAGGCGGACCGCTTCATCGACGGCTGGCTGCTCGACCCGGACGCCTTCTTCGGCGTGCATCCTTGCCGCACCGTGGCGAGAAAGTCGATCGGCTACGAGATGCGGATGTGGCGGGGCCCCGCCTGGAACAGCATGACCTTCTGGGCGTGCAGCGGGTGCGTGCGGTATGGACGTCACGACGCCGCGGCGCGGATCCTCGAGAGGGCGCTAGACGACTCCGCGGCCCACTTCGACCGCACCGGCACGATCTTCGAGTTCTACCACCCCGATGGCGACGCGCCGGAGTCGGTGGCGCGGAAGCCGTACGCCGAGGACGCGGCCAACCAGCCGTGCCCGGACTACCTCGGCCACAACCCAATGATCGCGATGGCGGACCTCTGGCAGCGGGTTCGCAGCGGCCGATGA